The Coprobacter tertius genome has a window encoding:
- the mtaB gene encoding tRNA (N(6)-L-threonylcarbamoyladenosine(37)-C(2))-methylthiotransferase MtaB: MTDNNIFENKTAAYYTLGCKLNFAETSTIGKILEENGIRKIHPGEKADICIVNTCSVTELADKKCRQTIRRIARQHPDAFIVVTGCYAQLKPEEITHIPEVDLVLGAEQKLNILNYLGDLHKKNDGSTIITTKSNDIKSFSPSCSRGDRTRYFLKVQDGCDYFCTYCTIPFARGRSRNGSIADMVTQAKQVVANGGKEIVLTGVNIGDFGQSTNETFFDLIKALDQVTGIERYRISSIEPNLLTDEIIDYVAISHRFAPHFHIPLQSGSDEVLKLMHRRYDTALFADKIKKVKQTIPDAFIGVDLIVGVRGETEALFEEAHRFVSSLGISQLHVFTYSERPGTQALKIEHVVSPEEKHERCRRMLDISVDKLHEFYRSQQGKIRPVLFEHPKKGLPMHGFTDNYIRVELPYDKSLVNETRHVVLGDFNETGDALLCSIVN, from the coding sequence ATGACAGATAATAATATATTCGAGAACAAAACGGCTGCCTATTATACCTTGGGGTGCAAACTTAATTTTGCCGAAACTTCAACCATCGGCAAAATACTCGAAGAAAACGGGATACGTAAAATTCATCCGGGAGAAAAAGCGGATATTTGCATTGTCAATACCTGTTCGGTAACCGAACTGGCCGACAAAAAGTGTCGCCAGACAATACGGCGTATCGCTAGGCAACATCCCGACGCATTTATTGTCGTCACCGGTTGTTATGCCCAATTAAAACCCGAAGAAATAACTCATATCCCCGAAGTCGATCTGGTATTAGGTGCCGAACAAAAACTGAATATTCTCAACTATCTCGGTGACTTGCATAAAAAAAATGACGGAAGCACGATCATTACTACAAAGAGTAACGATATCAAGTCTTTCAGTCCTTCGTGTTCACGTGGCGACCGTACTCGTTATTTTCTGAAAGTACAGGATGGATGCGATTACTTCTGCACATACTGTACGATTCCCTTTGCAAGAGGAAGAAGCCGTAACGGATCTATAGCCGACATGGTAACTCAGGCAAAACAAGTAGTCGCAAACGGTGGAAAAGAAATCGTACTCACCGGAGTCAACATCGGAGATTTCGGACAATCTACTAACGAAACGTTTTTCGATCTCATAAAAGCTCTCGATCAGGTAACAGGTATCGAAAGGTACCGGATATCATCGATTGAACCGAATCTGCTTACTGATGAAATAATCGATTATGTCGCGATTTCGCATCGATTTGCACCTCATTTTCACATACCGCTTCAGTCGGGAAGCGATGAAGTACTCAAACTCATGCACCGCCGATACGATACCGCATTGTTTGCTGACAAAATTAAAAAAGTAAAACAAACGATTCCCGACGCATTTATAGGTGTTGATCTTATCGTTGGAGTTAGAGGTGAGACCGAAGCATTATTCGAGGAGGCGCACCGTTTCGTTTCCAGCCTCGGTATATCCCAATTGCATGTATTTACTTACTCCGAACGCCCCGGCACGCAAGCACTCAAAATAGAGCATGTTGTTTCTCCTGAAGAAAAACACGAACGTTGTCGACGTATGCTCGATATCTCGGTCGATAAACTACATGAATTCTATCGTTCTCAACAAGGTAAAATACGACCTGTCTTATTCGAACATCCAAAGAAGGGATTGCCGATGCATGGCTTCACCGACAATTATATACGGGTAGAATTACCTTATGATAAATCACTGGTAAATGAAACACGCCATGTAGTTTTAGGCGATTTCAACGAAACAGGAGATGCCTTACTTTGTTCAATCGTAAACTGA
- a CDS encoding lysophospholipid acyltransferase family protein, with the protein MKKETVENILYSPLYLYFWLHALLPLQILYVFSDILFYPLYYIVRYRRKIVFENIRNSYPEKEIKEIRRMEKAFYHHFCDYIVETIKLLHISDDEMRKRARFFDTDKFDKATSEGKSCLVYLGHYGNWEWVPSVTLWMKNSSSVVSAQIYRPLNNKWFDRFFLKLRSRFGSYCIPKQDTLREIIRFKRSGKPSITGFMADQTPSPANIHYWTIFLGQDTPVLTGVEKIARKVNFQVFYFDVEKVKRGYYKITIREVELEPDKTEDFQITEKYVRMMENTINRAPEYWLWTHKRWKHKALHHIHKTH; encoded by the coding sequence ATGAAAAAAGAAACAGTCGAAAATATCCTATATTCTCCGCTCTACCTTTATTTCTGGTTGCACGCACTTCTTCCGTTGCAAATACTTTATGTATTCTCCGATATTTTATTTTATCCCCTTTATTATATCGTTCGGTACCGTCGAAAAATAGTATTCGAGAACATAAGAAACTCGTATCCCGAAAAAGAGATAAAAGAAATACGACGTATGGAAAAAGCATTTTACCATCACTTTTGCGACTACATTGTAGAGACCATAAAGCTATTACATATTTCCGATGATGAAATGAGAAAAAGAGCTCGTTTCTTCGATACCGATAAATTCGACAAAGCGACGTCAGAAGGTAAATCCTGCCTCGTTTATTTAGGACATTACGGAAACTGGGAATGGGTACCGTCAGTAACATTATGGATGAAAAACTCGTCATCGGTCGTTTCAGCTCAGATATACCGGCCACTCAACAATAAATGGTTCGACCGTTTTTTCCTGAAACTCCGTAGCAGATTCGGTTCCTACTGTATTCCCAAACAAGATACGTTACGAGAAATAATACGGTTTAAACGTTCCGGGAAGCCCTCGATAACAGGGTTTATGGCCGACCAAACACCCTCACCGGCTAACATTCATTACTGGACAATTTTTTTAGGACAGGATACTCCGGTTCTCACTGGAGTAGAGAAAATAGCACGTAAGGTAAATTTTCAGGTCTTTTATTTCGATGTTGAAAAAGTTAAACGGGGTTATTATAAAATAACAATTCGCGAGGTAGAATTGGAACCTGACAAAACCGAAGATTTCCAGATCACCGAAAAGTATGTCCGTATGATGGAAAATACCATAAACAGAGCTCCCGAATACTGGCTTTGGACACATAAACGTTGGAAACATAAAGCGCTGCATCATATCCATAAAACTCATTAA